GTTAATGCCGAAGCCAACAATCACTGGAAGGTCGGTTTGGGATTTGATCCGCGCCACTTCTGGCCCAACATCGCCCACTTCGGCTTCGGCAGCGCCCGTCGTTCCGTTGACCGAAACGTAATAGACAAACCCCGATGTGTTTTGCAGAACCTTGGGCAAGCGTTTGTCGTCCGTCGTGGGCGTCGCCAGACGAATGAAGTTCATCCCAGCGGCTTGAGCGGGAATGCACAGCTCGACATCTTCTTCGGGCGGTAAATCCACCACGATCATGCCATCGATTCCCGCAGCCTTTGCATCAACGAGGAATTTTGCGACCCCGCGACTGTAAATCGGGTTGTAATAGCCCATCAAAACGATTGGCGTGGTATCGTCGCCCTTGCGAAACTCCGTCGCCAGATCAAGTGTGCGTTGAAGGGTCATCCCTCCCGCAAGCGCGCGTTGGCCCGCCAATTGAATCGTTACCCCATCCGCCATCGGATCGGTAAACGGCAAACCAAGCTCGATGATATCCACCCCAGCACCCGGCAAACCTTTCACGATTTCAAGGGATTCCGCATAGTTCGGATCGCCCGCCATCACATATGTCACAAAGGCCTTTTTGCCCGCAGCCTTGAGTTCAGCAAATTTATCGTCGATCCGTGTCATAGCCATTCCCGATGTCATACTTATATCCAGCCCTAAGATAGGGCACATTCACGCTATGGTTTGCGGGAAAATCAGCCAGAAATCAATGCCCCGCTTGACCTCGGCCCCACATGGCCCCTACATGCGCCCCAACATTAGCCAATGGAGTGTGTAATGGGTTTCAAAATGGGTATCGTCGGAATGCCAAACGTGGGCAAATCCACCTTGTTTAACGCGCTGACAAAAACAGCCGCCGCGCAGGCCGCGAACTTCCCGTTCTGCACGATTGAGCCAAACGTTGGCGAAGTCGCAGTGCCTGACGCACGCCTTGATAAATTGGCCGCCATTGCAGGTTCAAAACAAATCATCCCAACACGCATGACCTTCGTTGACATTGCTGGCCTCGTAAAAGGCGCGTCCAAAGGCGAAGGTCTTGGCAACCAGTTCCTCGCCAACATCCGCGAATGTGATGCCATTGCGCATGTGTTGCGGTGCTTTGAGGACGACGACAT
This Falsihalocynthiibacter arcticus DNA region includes the following protein-coding sequences:
- the trpA gene encoding tryptophan synthase subunit alpha, translating into MTRIDDKFAELKAAGKKAFVTYVMAGDPNYAESLEIVKGLPGAGVDIIELGLPFTDPMADGVTIQLAGQRALAGGMTLQRTLDLATEFRKGDDTTPIVLMGYYNPIYSRGVAKFLVDAKAAGIDGMIVVDLPPEEDVELCIPAQAAGMNFIRLATPTTDDKRLPKVLQNTSGFVYYVSVNGTTGAAEAEVGDVGPEVARIKSQTDLPVIVGFGINTPEKAENIARTADGCVVGSAIVAQIGASKSVADVLSFVASLAEGAHRG